The Caulifigura coniformis genome includes a region encoding these proteins:
- the kdsA gene encoding 3-deoxy-8-phosphooctulonate synthase: MPQNPIRLNELACGANQSLLFIAGPCVIESEDLVMQVAESLHAACTRNGWQLVFKSSFDKANRTSIHSFRGPGLDKGLEILAKVRDRFHVPVTTDIHLPEQCAPAAEVCQILQIPAFLARQTDLIAAAAESVARHGGIVNVKKPQFVAPEDMIHAVRKCEEAGCDKVILTDRGTTFGYGRLVNDMQCIPIMQSFGVPVVFDATHSVQRPGGATTGGARQFVAPLARSAVAAGCDGVFLETHPNPDQAKSDGPNQLPLTDIPTLLNQLTRLRQLAVEFHGTITGAVSKNSAAA; encoded by the coding sequence ATGCCCCAGAACCCCATCCGCCTGAACGAACTGGCCTGCGGCGCCAACCAGTCCCTGCTGTTCATTGCCGGCCCCTGCGTCATCGAAAGTGAAGACCTCGTGATGCAGGTGGCGGAATCTCTGCACGCCGCCTGTACGCGAAACGGCTGGCAGCTCGTCTTCAAGTCGAGCTTCGACAAGGCCAACCGCACCAGCATCCACAGCTTCCGCGGCCCTGGTCTGGATAAGGGGCTGGAGATCCTCGCGAAGGTCCGCGACCGGTTTCACGTTCCCGTGACAACCGACATCCACCTGCCCGAACAGTGTGCCCCTGCGGCCGAAGTCTGCCAGATCCTGCAGATCCCGGCGTTCCTCGCGCGGCAGACCGATCTGATCGCCGCGGCTGCGGAATCAGTGGCCCGCCACGGCGGGATCGTGAACGTCAAGAAGCCGCAGTTTGTCGCCCCTGAGGACATGATCCACGCCGTTCGCAAATGCGAAGAAGCCGGCTGTGACAAGGTCATCCTCACGGATCGCGGAACAACGTTCGGATACGGCCGGCTCGTCAACGACATGCAGTGCATTCCGATCATGCAGTCGTTCGGAGTTCCGGTGGTTTTCGACGCGACTCACAGCGTGCAGCGTCCTGGGGGCGCGACGACGGGCGGAGCCCGGCAGTTCGTCGCCCCGCTCGCCCGCTCCGCCGTCGCCGCCGGTTGTGACGGAGTCTTTCTCGAAACTCACCCCAATCCCGATCAGGCCAAGAGCGATGGCCCCAACCAACTCCCGCTGACCGACATCCCGACCCTCCTCAACCAGCTCACCCGACTCCGTCAACTCGCGGTGGAGTTTCATGGAACGATCACAGGGGCGGTCTCGAAGAACTCAGCAGCGGCATAA
- the lnt gene encoding apolipoprotein N-acyltransferase codes for MSTTCAASESAAPEKLLPTSVPRQRSIDDIITAARERPASVKGALWPATITSALLWMSFTPADFGPLAWVALVPLMQLALLPRLTKRTYAALYVAGAVFWFPTLQWMRLGDPAMYLAWIALAAYLAFYFPVFVSLTRTAMLRFRAPLWLAAPVVWVGLEFLRAHLMTGFAWYFLGHTQHRWAAIIQVSDLVGAYGISYVVATINAAVALLLPTAWMARGGLVLPGDRDRFLASQSARKLPTIAIGAALSLVAVTWVYGVTRLGQSDFQAGPRIGLIQGNFTTSLKHDPDAKDEIYAQHRALMGETIPHQPDVIVWPETMFPFPMFQMRPDVEDVDLETAAPGIPLAMWKDDRSRKNLERTAGEVNASLVIGVDTLVARRDGYDHFNSAAFVTPANGLSDRYDKIHRVPFGEYIPLRDTLPFLHKLTPFGDAFGIAAGTHVHVFQYKDWKMVPLICFEDTVPHLVRSMAATAEKEKWPVDILVNLTNDGWFHGSSELDQHLITAQFRCIENRMPMVRAVNTGISAFIDGNGAVRDPETIIDLDAVVKNERPARKSIRDPQTGRYYKQWNAAFVSTVPLDGRSSLYQRFGDWFAVICTAACLVVCVAGFWRSAPRAATPT; via the coding sequence ATGTCGACCACCTGCGCCGCTTCTGAATCCGCCGCACCTGAGAAACTGCTTCCCACCTCCGTGCCGCGGCAGCGCTCCATCGACGACATCATCACGGCTGCCCGCGAACGGCCGGCGTCGGTCAAAGGGGCTCTGTGGCCGGCGACGATCACGTCGGCCCTGCTCTGGATGAGCTTCACTCCCGCCGATTTCGGGCCGCTGGCCTGGGTCGCACTCGTGCCGCTGATGCAGCTGGCGCTCCTCCCGCGACTGACCAAACGCACCTACGCCGCGCTGTACGTGGCCGGAGCCGTCTTCTGGTTCCCAACACTTCAGTGGATGCGGCTCGGCGACCCCGCCATGTACCTGGCCTGGATCGCGCTGGCCGCTTACCTGGCCTTCTACTTTCCGGTGTTCGTTTCCCTGACGCGGACGGCGATGCTGCGATTCCGCGCGCCGCTCTGGCTGGCCGCTCCCGTCGTGTGGGTCGGGCTCGAGTTCCTGCGGGCCCACCTCATGACCGGCTTTGCCTGGTATTTCCTCGGTCACACGCAGCATCGCTGGGCGGCGATCATTCAGGTCAGCGATCTCGTCGGCGCTTATGGCATCAGCTATGTCGTCGCGACGATCAACGCCGCCGTGGCCCTGCTCCTGCCGACTGCCTGGATGGCGAGGGGGGGACTCGTGCTCCCCGGCGATCGCGACCGTTTTCTCGCGTCGCAATCCGCCCGAAAGCTGCCGACGATCGCCATCGGCGCCGCGCTGTCGCTCGTCGCAGTGACATGGGTCTATGGCGTCACGCGGCTTGGTCAATCGGATTTTCAGGCGGGCCCCCGCATCGGCCTGATCCAGGGGAACTTCACGACATCCCTCAAACACGATCCCGACGCCAAGGACGAAATCTACGCCCAGCATCGCGCCCTGATGGGCGAGACGATTCCCCATCAGCCCGACGTCATCGTGTGGCCGGAAACCATGTTTCCGTTCCCGATGTTCCAGATGCGGCCCGACGTGGAAGACGTCGACCTCGAAACGGCCGCCCCCGGCATTCCACTCGCCATGTGGAAGGACGACCGGTCCCGCAAGAACCTCGAACGGACCGCCGGCGAAGTGAACGCGTCACTCGTCATTGGCGTGGATACCCTCGTTGCCCGCCGCGACGGTTACGACCATTTCAATTCCGCCGCGTTCGTCACGCCGGCCAACGGTCTCAGCGATCGGTACGACAAGATCCATCGTGTTCCGTTCGGCGAATATATCCCCCTGCGGGACACCCTCCCTTTTCTCCACAAGCTGACGCCGTTCGGCGACGCCTTTGGAATCGCGGCCGGCACGCATGTGCACGTCTTCCAGTACAAGGACTGGAAGATGGTCCCGCTCATCTGCTTTGAAGACACCGTGCCACACCTCGTTCGTTCGATGGCCGCTACCGCCGAGAAGGAAAAGTGGCCTGTCGACATCCTCGTCAACCTGACGAACGACGGCTGGTTCCACGGATCGAGCGAGCTCGACCAGCACCTCATCACCGCCCAGTTCCGCTGCATCGAAAACCGGATGCCCATGGTTCGTGCGGTGAACACCGGAATCTCGGCCTTCATCGATGGCAACGGTGCGGTGCGCGATCCCGAAACGATCATCGATCTCGACGCCGTCGTCAAAAACGAACGCCCCGCGAGGAAGTCGATCCGCGATCCGCAGACCGGCCGGTACTACAAGCAGTGGAACGCCGCGTTCGTCAGCACGGTTCCGCTCGACGGTCGGTCCTCGCTTTATCAGCGGTTCGGCGACTGGTTCGCCGTCATCTGCACGGCAGCCTGCCTGGTCGTCTGCGTTGCCGGTTTCTGGCGATCCGCCCCCCGGGCCGCAACGCCAACGTGA
- a CDS encoding molybdopterin molybdotransferase MoeA, which produces MLDSVQDAWRLIEREIPPAAPAEKGLPLALCDGLVSTTAIHATGDSPPFDKSLMDGYAIRFDDYAAGRREFDILEEVTAGNTATRELTAGGTIRIMTGAPLPTGADCVIPVELVTSQTAITVTLDAPKARAEGNLARQGQAIRKGDLVLPAGTVLGPAQLGALAEMGVSSVLAIPRPSVSIVATGDELVPYEQVPGPGQIRNSNEIMLVTQARRAGAAPVQSTIARDTRADLMTAIREGLKSDFLVLSGGVSAGVLDLVPSVLAECGCEQVFHGCNVKPGKPIWFGRLTAERSPDGRPHWIFGLPGNPVSSMVCFELFVRMGIHRRRGIQPSQPLMHSARLTAPHVSRDSRPTYFPAVITPSEQGFLARPLAWQGSFDLQTVALANGFVLFETATERQAGEEVPTLILDR; this is translated from the coding sequence ATGCTCGATTCCGTCCAGGACGCCTGGCGCCTGATTGAGAGAGAGATTCCGCCGGCCGCTCCGGCCGAGAAGGGCCTTCCCCTCGCTCTCTGCGACGGATTGGTCAGTACGACCGCGATCCACGCCACTGGCGACAGCCCGCCGTTCGACAAGTCGCTCATGGATGGGTACGCCATCCGCTTCGACGACTACGCCGCCGGCCGGCGCGAATTCGACATCCTTGAGGAAGTGACCGCCGGCAACACGGCCACCCGGGAACTGACCGCCGGGGGCACGATTCGCATCATGACCGGGGCCCCCCTTCCGACCGGTGCCGACTGCGTGATCCCGGTTGAACTGGTCACGTCGCAGACGGCGATCACCGTCACGCTCGACGCGCCCAAAGCGAGGGCCGAGGGAAACCTCGCCCGTCAGGGACAGGCGATCCGGAAAGGAGACCTGGTACTCCCCGCAGGAACGGTTCTCGGCCCCGCCCAGCTCGGCGCGCTTGCGGAAATGGGGGTGAGCAGTGTCCTCGCCATCCCCCGGCCATCTGTTTCCATCGTGGCCACGGGGGACGAACTCGTCCCGTACGAGCAAGTCCCGGGCCCCGGCCAGATCCGCAATTCCAACGAGATCATGCTCGTGACACAGGCGCGTCGGGCGGGCGCTGCCCCGGTTCAGTCGACGATCGCCCGCGACACCCGGGCCGACCTCATGACCGCCATCCGCGAGGGGCTGAAGTCTGATTTCCTCGTTCTCAGCGGCGGCGTTTCGGCAGGCGTTCTCGACCTCGTGCCATCCGTCCTCGCCGAATGCGGATGCGAGCAGGTGTTCCACGGCTGTAACGTCAAGCCCGGCAAGCCAATCTGGTTCGGTCGGCTGACTGCCGAGCGTTCTCCGGACGGCCGTCCGCACTGGATCTTCGGGTTGCCCGGAAATCCTGTCAGCAGTATGGTTTGCTTCGAGTTGTTCGTCCGGATGGGCATCCACAGGCGGCGCGGAATTCAGCCGTCGCAACCGCTGATGCACTCCGCCCGGCTGACTGCTCCGCATGTCTCCCGAGACTCGCGCCCGACTTATTTTCCTGCCGTAATCACACCGTCGGAACAGGGCTTCCTGGCTCGACCGCTGGCCTGGCAGGGGTCGTTTGATTTGCAGACTGTCGCCCTGGCGAATGGATTCGTCCTGTTTGAAACGGCAACCGAACGACAGGCCGGAGAAGAAGTCCCCACTTTAATCCTCGACCGCTGA